The following is a genomic window from Parabacteroides johnsonii DSM 18315.
GATCAACTTCAGCAAACTATCATGCAAGTTGCTGCAAGATATGGAAGACGTATTGGACGAACTGGAAAGCAAGCTCCCTGCCGATGCGGACGAGGAGATCCGGGAAATCATGGACGACCTCAAAAGTAACATGTGCAAGATCGAGGAAAACGGCAACCGGGCATCGAGCATCGTCCGGGGCATCCTGCTCTATTCCCGCGGCAAGGACGATGAATACATACCGACCGACCTCTGTCAGTTGACAAAAGAATATGTATGGCTTTCCTACCATGCAGTCCGCGCCAATAACAAGAGTTTCAATGTTGCCATCACGGAAGAATACGACAATACGATCCCGCAGGTCAAAGTGATCCCGCAGGACTTCAGCCGTGCCGTCCTCAATCTGATGAACAACGCCTGCTATGCAGTCTTCAGTAAGTCCAAAGGTGTCTCAACAAACCCTTATAGTCCGACCATCAGGGTCAAGCTGACAAAAGACGGAGACCGGGTTCGGTTGGTTATCGAAGACAACGGCTTGGGAATCACGAAGGAGGTCAAAGAGAAACTTTATACGCCGTTCTTCACCACCAAACCGGTCGGGGAAGGAACCGGCCTCGGCCTCTCTATCACCAAGTCGATCATCGAACAAAAACATAACGGAACGATCGAGATGGAATCGGAGCCGAACGAATTCACCCGTTTCACCATCACCATTCCGATTCAATAATCAGAGAAATAATGCTACTATGGCTATAAAAATATTAAGTGTAGACGACGAACTCGACCTGGAAATACTGCTGACTCAATATTTCCGGCGCAAAATAAAGAAAGGCGAATATGAATTCCATTTCGCCCATAACGGACTGGAAGCACTCCAAATGCTGCTTGCCATGCCGGACTTCGACGTGATTTTGAGCGACATCAATATGCCGGAAATGGACGGGCTAACGTTGCTCACGAAGATCAACGAGATGCGTAACCCGGCACTCAAATGCATTATGGTATCGGCCTACGGCGATATGGAGAATATCCGTAGTGCCATGAATCAGGGAGCTTTCGACTTCACAACCAAACCGATCAATCTCGAAGACCTCGAACGTACCATTGAAAAGGCGGCCGAGCAGATCGCCTTTATCAAGCAGGCACAAAAGGAACACACACAGTTGGAATCCATCCAGAACGACCTGCATGTCGCCCAGGAAATCCAACAAACAATCCTGCCCAAGACATTTCCTCCGTTCCCGGAGTTGAAATCGTTCGACTTGTATGCCTATATGAACGCAGCCAAATATGTAGGAGGAGATTTTTATGATTTCTTCCGCATTGACCAGGATCGCTTGGGCTTCGTCATTGCCGACGTGTCGGGAAAAGGTGTTCCCGCCGCAATCTTCATGGCTATCAGCCGGACTGTGATACGTGCCATCGCACTGACCGAAAATTCGGCTTCCATGTGCATGCAACGTTCCAACAATATTCTCTGCCAGGAAAGCGTAAACGACATGTTCGTGACCGTATTCTATGGTATCCTGAATATCCATACAGGTACCGTCACCTACTGCAATGCTGGTCACAACCCTCCTATCCTGATGAAAAAGGACGGCTCGGTTTCCAAAGTACCGACCACTGGTGATATGATATTAGGAGCAATCAATGATGTTAGCTACCACGAGAAGGAGTTGAAGCTATCGCCCGGTGACAACCTTTTCCTCTATACCGACGGGGTAACGGAAGCAATGAACATGCAGCATGAACTGTACAGCGAACAACGGTTGCTCGAGAACTGCCGGACGCTTGCCGGAAAGAACCCGAAAGAGGTTGTGGAAAAGATAACTGAGACAGTTGGAGAATTTGTCGTAGGGGCTGTCCAATCGGACGATATCACATTACTTTCGATCAGCTACAAAGGGTGATAAAAGCAGGTTGCCCAACTCAAAAAAGACAAATCGCTCAACTCAAAAAGGCAAGTTGCCTAACTTGGGAAAATGGGTTACCCACCCCAAAACAAGTAGCCCGGCCTCCAATAGGAGGTCGGGCTACTTATTATATTAATGTATAGGAATCTTTCTTACTTCAACAGAGCATCGCGGATACCCATGATCTCGGCATTTGCAGCACGAGCACTCTGGATAGAAGCAACTTTTTCTTTCAGCGGAGCAATCGTTTCGCCTAACTGTTTCAGGTCAGGATAGTAAGCAGCCAAATCGGCAACCACCTCTTCCAGCATGCTGACACGTTTTTCCATATTTGTAGAAAGACCGGCAGAAGTAGCATCGCCTTCTACAACCAATGTAGGATTGGCAACCAGGCAAGCATATTCGGCAGAAGCAGCACCTAACATTTCAACTTCGGCATCTATTTTGTTTTCAGCAGCCATCTTTTCAATAATCTTGTCTTCCTGTGCGTTCAGAAAAGCCTGCAATTGTTCTTTAGTTGCATCTTTCGGAGCCTGCTCTTTCAGGATATCCAGAACAAACGACACATTTAGGTCTGTAGCCAACTTGGCAATTACACCTTCCACTTCGGCTGTCGGTTTACCGATCGCCTTCAGGACGTTATAATCAGCCATGTACATACCCAATGCACGGGCCTTCTGTGTCGGAGTGCTCAATTCGGCTGCCTTACCAACCGGCACCATATACTTGATATCACCCACATTTACTTTTACTTCACCTGTAGAAAGACGGTAAGGAATATCAGAATCCGGCATGTCCTTCAACAATTGAATTGTCTCTTGTTTCAACTCCTCAGTCAACAGGTCTTTCGGAGCCTTACCTGCTATAACAGCGGCTTCTTCAGTCTTTTCGGCTTCTTCGCTTGTTTTTTTGGCTCCGTTGCAGGAAGTCATTCCAAACACTAATGCTGCTACGGCGAGCATGCTTAATACACTCTTTTTCATATTGTATAATTTAATAATTTATTATTTCGGACCTCAAAATTCGTCCCGTTTCAGGAAACGTCCCGGAAACTCTGCGAATATAGCGATAATCGCTAATAATGCAAAGAAACCTATAACCAATAAATTAAATTTATAAGTAGAAATATGATATCCGGCCCAATTTTTCTCATGACTGTAGAAAGCGGCACGTCCGAAACGGTTGTCGGGTTCCACATAGATCTGCCCGATCACTGGGTAGATACGATGGTTTGCTTCCTTATACAAATGGCGTCCTCCGGTCCCCATAACCAGATCTTCGATCGCCGTATTATGATGAGCTTTCTTCATCTTCGTCAGTTGTTCGGCTCCCTCTTCCCGACCACGTTCCTGCTGGATCTGGTCGAGGTAGGCAGTGAAGTTGTGCGCTCGTTCGTGTAAGGCGGCATCCACCTTGTCCAGATATGCCAGATAACTTTCATTCTCCGTACGGGGAGCAATACGGGCGGTACGGCTCAATACGGCCAGCTCATTCTCGACTGTTTTCCGCTTATCGGGATCGTCTTTTACCGCAATCTGTTCTGCCAGGCTGCGCACTTCCGGCGAATGAACGTTCTCGTAATATTGCGCCAGGTACTTTTCTTTCTCGATCGGAAAATAAGGTCGGTTGTAAGCGTTATCGCGGAACTGTTCCACCATCAACGCCTCAAAAGCCCAGCGCGAAGGGATCACTTCTCCGATCAGCGGCACGATATTCTCGTCCGAAGCCCTCGTATTGAGGTCGTCAAATTTGATGACCAAACCGCAAAGCAATATCTGGGGAATCAACAGAAGCGGGATCGTGATATAGATCGCGACAACCGAG
Proteins encoded in this region:
- a CDS encoding PP2C family protein-serine/threonine phosphatase, with product MAIKILSVDDELDLEILLTQYFRRKIKKGEYEFHFAHNGLEALQMLLAMPDFDVILSDINMPEMDGLTLLTKINEMRNPALKCIMVSAYGDMENIRSAMNQGAFDFTTKPINLEDLERTIEKAAEQIAFIKQAQKEHTQLESIQNDLHVAQEIQQTILPKTFPPFPELKSFDLYAYMNAAKYVGGDFYDFFRIDQDRLGFVIADVSGKGVPAAIFMAISRTVIRAIALTENSASMCMQRSNNILCQESVNDMFVTVFYGILNIHTGTVTYCNAGHNPPILMKKDGSVSKVPTTGDMILGAINDVSYHEKELKLSPGDNLFLYTDGVTEAMNMQHELYSEQRLLENCRTLAGKNPKEVVEKITETVGEFVVGAVQSDDITLLSISYKG
- a CDS encoding sensor histidine kinase codes for the protein MNEDSMKELERLRKQISQQEKMASLGLLSAGIAHEIQNPLNFVINFSKLSCKLLQDMEDVLDELESKLPADADEEIREIMDDLKSNMCKIEENGNRASSIVRGILLYSRGKDDEYIPTDLCQLTKEYVWLSYHAVRANNKSFNVAITEEYDNTIPQVKVIPQDFSRAVLNLMNNACYAVFSKSKGVSTNPYSPTIRVKLTKDGDRVRLVIEDNGLGITKEVKEKLYTPFFTTKPVGEGTGLGLSITKSIIEQKHNGTIEMESEPNEFTRFTITIPIQ